The Altererythrobacter sp. ZODW24 genome window below encodes:
- the lexA gene encoding transcriptional repressor LexA, whose amino-acid sequence MLTAKQHELIRFIQARLEDTGISPSFEEMKEALDLKSKSGVHRLISALEERGFIRRLPNRARALEVLKQPEDVSPAAARTAPANDVIGSTIQTPAARPEPANDVIEIPLHGRIAAGAPIEAFEDHSTLPVPAALLGSGEHYALEVSGDSMIEAGIFDGDFALVKRTSTARDGEIVVALVDNTEATLKYLRKESGKIVLDPANASYDAQVYSPDQVEVQGKLAGLLRRYH is encoded by the coding sequence ATGCTGACTGCCAAACAGCACGAATTGATCCGTTTCATCCAAGCAAGACTTGAAGATACCGGTATTTCCCCGTCTTTCGAAGAAATGAAGGAAGCACTTGATCTTAAGTCAAAGTCTGGCGTGCATCGCTTGATTTCAGCGCTTGAAGAGCGCGGTTTCATTCGCCGCCTGCCCAATCGCGCCCGCGCTTTGGAAGTGCTCAAGCAGCCTGAGGATGTAAGTCCGGCTGCGGCCCGAACAGCTCCGGCAAATGATGTAATTGGCTCGACTATCCAGACGCCGGCAGCGCGACCTGAACCTGCGAATGATGTTATTGAAATTCCGCTCCACGGCCGGATCGCTGCGGGTGCTCCGATCGAGGCATTCGAAGATCATTCAACGCTGCCCGTCCCCGCTGCATTACTTGGTTCCGGTGAGCATTATGCGCTCGAAGTATCAGGCGATTCGATGATCGAAGCCGGTATCTTCGACGGGGATTTTGCACTGGTTAAGCGCACAAGCACTGCGCGCGATGGTGAAATCGTGGTGGCTTTGGTCGACAATACGGAAGCGACGCTGAAGTATCTCCGCAAGGAAAGCGGCAAGATTGTGCTCGACCCTGCGAATGCTTCGTATGACGCGCAGGTCTACAGCCCCGATCAGGTTGAAGTTCAGGGCAAGCTGGCCGGGCTGCTACGCCGCTATCACTGA
- a CDS encoding ComEC/Rec2 family competence protein — MASGRTGVPLGGTDELTNAAMQQPWRSKLRLSSIGDYAEHFLSRAGFDSGPWLAVGFAAGIALWFTFAEPWQWLAVIVTGLLVAIAASAIWRAEEGRARLRIALTAMGLVIAAGTALVWARSEMVGAEPIDYPRVERFDAKVLDREEQPSKERVRLILAMRNPDTGSAQRIRVNLPEKYDLADIREGSTIRLRARLMPPAPPMLPGGYDFARTAWFSGLAATGSVLGEVEVRDVPEPTAGLDPLQRFLSAHVRSNLGGSPGTIAAAFASGDRGSISEADDEAMRDAGLTHLLSISGLHVSAVIAAAYVLAITFLALWPWLALRVRLPMVAAAVAALAGVGYTLLTGAEVPTIRSCVGAVLVLIALALGREPLSLRMVAVAAMFVMILWPESLVGPSFQMSFAAVISIVALHNSEPVKRFLAPREESWWSRTGRRTVMLLITGFVIEIALMPIVLFHFHRAGVYGALANVIAIPLTTFITMPLIAIALAMDVVGIGAPAWWLVGKSLDLMLAIAHFTAEQPGAVKLAPHMGRGVFAIFLVGGFWLALWRSKTRLLGLIPSGVAAIFAATAPVPDVLVSSDGRHVGIAGEGDRLLMLRDSRSSYASDNLLEMAGMSGETIPLNQWDGAQCSRDFCSLTIERDGRQWSLLMARSRDFVDERPLAAACDRADIVIADRFLPRSCRPKWLKADRNLLGQEGGLAIYLPDQRIDSVADHQGKQGWWRPWEPRSKFSAR; from the coding sequence ATGGCATCGGGTCGCACCGGGGTGCCCCTAGGGGGAACAGACGAGCTCACCAATGCTGCAATGCAGCAGCCTTGGCGGAGCAAACTCCGCTTGTCCAGTATCGGCGATTATGCCGAGCATTTCCTTTCCCGAGCAGGCTTTGACAGCGGCCCCTGGCTAGCCGTCGGCTTCGCTGCGGGGATCGCATTGTGGTTCACCTTTGCCGAGCCCTGGCAGTGGCTAGCCGTCATTGTCACCGGCCTGCTGGTGGCGATTGCCGCTAGCGCAATCTGGCGGGCCGAAGAAGGGCGAGCACGGCTACGCATTGCGCTCACGGCAATGGGACTGGTGATCGCGGCGGGCACGGCGCTGGTGTGGGCCAGGTCGGAAATGGTCGGTGCTGAGCCGATTGATTACCCGCGTGTCGAACGGTTCGATGCGAAAGTGCTCGACCGTGAAGAGCAACCTTCCAAAGAGCGCGTGCGTCTGATCCTCGCCATGCGCAATCCGGACACTGGCTCCGCACAGCGAATTCGAGTCAATTTGCCAGAGAAATATGATCTGGCCGATATCCGCGAGGGATCAACCATCCGGCTGCGCGCACGTCTGATGCCGCCAGCGCCGCCAATGCTGCCGGGCGGATATGATTTTGCGCGCACAGCTTGGTTCTCCGGGCTTGCAGCTACCGGAAGCGTCTTGGGCGAGGTGGAGGTGCGCGATGTGCCTGAACCTACCGCAGGCCTTGATCCTTTGCAGCGGTTCTTGTCCGCGCACGTGCGGAGCAATCTAGGCGGGTCTCCAGGCACCATCGCGGCTGCCTTTGCCAGCGGTGACCGGGGATCAATCAGCGAAGCAGATGACGAAGCGATGCGCGATGCTGGTTTGACTCACTTGCTGTCAATCAGCGGTCTGCATGTCAGCGCCGTGATTGCAGCTGCATATGTTTTGGCAATTACCTTCCTGGCGCTTTGGCCGTGGCTCGCGCTGCGCGTTCGCTTGCCAATGGTTGCAGCGGCGGTCGCAGCACTGGCCGGAGTTGGTTACACATTGCTGACCGGCGCGGAGGTGCCGACCATCCGAAGCTGTGTCGGCGCGGTGCTGGTGCTCATCGCCCTCGCCCTTGGGAGGGAACCGCTTTCACTGCGCATGGTCGCGGTTGCAGCGATGTTTGTCATGATATTGTGGCCGGAATCACTGGTTGGGCCGAGCTTCCAGATGAGCTTTGCAGCGGTCATCTCGATTGTCGCCCTGCATAATTCCGAGCCGGTGAAGCGTTTTCTGGCGCCGCGGGAAGAAAGTTGGTGGAGCCGCACCGGGCGCCGGACTGTGATGTTATTGATCACGGGCTTTGTCATCGAAATCGCGCTCATGCCTATCGTTCTATTCCATTTTCACCGCGCAGGGGTTTACGGCGCACTAGCAAATGTAATCGCTATACCGCTCACAACATTCATCACCATGCCGCTGATAGCGATCGCATTGGCAATGGATGTCGTGGGGATTGGCGCGCCTGCATGGTGGCTCGTAGGTAAATCGCTCGATTTAATGCTCGCAATCGCCCACTTTACTGCCGAACAGCCGGGAGCTGTGAAACTGGCACCGCATATGGGCCGAGGCGTTTTCGCAATCTTCTTGGTCGGCGGGTTCTGGCTAGCCCTGTGGCGCAGCAAAACGCGTTTGCTCGGCCTGATACCGTCGGGCGTTGCTGCTATCTTCGCCGCAACAGCGCCGGTGCCTGACGTCTTGGTATCGAGCGACGGTCGGCATGTCGGAATCGCAGGCGAGGGCGACCGCTTACTGATGCTGCGCGACAGCCGCAGCTCCTATGCGAGCGATAATCTACTCGAAATGGCCGGGATGTCTGGCGAGACGATACCGCTCAATCAGTGGGACGGCGCACAGTGCAGCCGTGACTTCTGTAGCCTGACCATTGAACGCGATGGCCGCCAATGGTCGCTATTGATGGCCCGAAGCCGTGATTTCGTAGATGAGCGTCCCTTAGCGGCAGCTTGCGACCGTGCGGATATAGTCATTGCTGACCGCTTCCTGCCGCGCAGTTGCCGCCCGAAATGGCTCAAGGCCGACCGCAATCTGTTGGGACAGGAGGGCGGCTTGGCGATTTACCTGCCTGATCAGCGCATCGACAGTGTTGCCGATCATCAGGGGAAGCAGGGTTGGTGGCGGCCGTGGGAACCCCGAAGCAAATTCAGCGCGAGATAG
- the gltX gene encoding glutamate--tRNA ligase: MASDNTQIVTRFAPSPTGFLHIGGARTALFNWLFARHHGGKALLRIEDTDKARSTQEAIDAILDGLDWLGLDYDEEPTFQSSRAERHAEVAHKMLEAGHAYRCFATTEELAEMRDAQRVAKQPLRYDGRWRDRDPSEAPDGTPFTVRLKVTKEGSTSIQDLVQGEVTVQNEEIDDYIILRADGSPTYMLAAVVDDHDMGCTHIIRGDDHLNNAFRQLPIYHAMDQIEGGWNDPIYAHIPLIHGSDGAKLSKRHGALGVEAYRDEMGIIPDALFNYLLRLGWGYGDKEIISRAEAIELFDLSGVGKSPSRFDIAKLQNLNGLYIRDMDDAKLAALVGARIDGEHDPALLEQAMPVLKTRAKDIDELVEGSAFLFEQRPLALTEKAAGLLGDEAKSRLAQVSARLAAEKDWTLEPLEASLKELAGELELGLGKLAQPLRAALTGRTTSPGIFDVLVLLGREESLARIDAQAAPAGN; the protein is encoded by the coding sequence ATGGCAAGCGATAACACGCAAATTGTCACCCGCTTTGCGCCGTCACCGACGGGCTTCCTGCACATTGGCGGCGCGCGCACCGCGCTGTTTAACTGGCTGTTTGCACGGCATCACGGCGGCAAGGCACTGCTTCGCATCGAAGATACTGACAAAGCCCGCTCAACACAGGAGGCAATCGACGCCATTCTGGACGGTTTGGACTGGCTCGGCTTGGATTACGACGAAGAACCTACATTTCAATCAAGCCGTGCGGAACGCCATGCAGAAGTCGCGCATAAGATGCTTGAGGCAGGCCATGCCTATCGCTGTTTTGCAACGACGGAAGAACTTGCCGAAATGCGCGATGCTCAGCGCGTGGCCAAGCAGCCGCTGCGTTATGATGGCCGGTGGCGCGACCGCGATCCTTCCGAAGCGCCCGACGGCACGCCCTTCACCGTCCGGCTGAAGGTCACGAAAGAGGGATCGACCTCGATTCAGGATCTCGTTCAGGGCGAAGTGACCGTCCAGAATGAAGAAATCGATGATTACATCATCCTACGCGCGGACGGCTCGCCGACTTATATGCTCGCAGCGGTTGTTGACGATCATGACATGGGCTGCACCCACATCATCCGCGGTGACGATCACTTGAACAACGCGTTTCGCCAATTGCCGATCTATCATGCGATGGACCAGATCGAAGGTGGCTGGAATGATCCGATCTACGCGCACATCCCGCTGATCCACGGGTCAGACGGTGCGAAACTGTCGAAACGTCATGGGGCACTCGGTGTCGAAGCCTATCGCGACGAAATGGGCATCATCCCTGATGCCTTGTTCAACTATCTCCTCCGCCTTGGCTGGGGTTATGGTGACAAAGAAATTATCTCTCGCGCGGAAGCAATTGAATTATTTGATCTTAGCGGTGTAGGTAAAAGCCCTTCCCGCTTCGATATTGCGAAGCTTCAGAACCTCAACGGCCTGTATATCCGCGATATGGATGATGCGAAGCTTGCGGCGCTCGTCGGCGCGCGGATCGATGGCGAGCATGACCCCGCGTTGCTGGAGCAAGCAATGCCCGTGCTTAAAACCCGTGCCAAAGATATTGATGAGCTGGTTGAAGGCAGCGCGTTTCTCTTTGAACAGCGCCCCCTTGCCCTTACGGAAAAGGCGGCCGGACTGCTTGGTGACGAAGCAAAGAGCCGTTTGGCGCAGGTTTCTGCGCGGTTAGCGGCGGAAAAGGACTGGACTTTAGAGCCTCTGGAGGCCAGTCTTAAAGAGCTAGCTGGGGAACTGGAATTGGGCCTAGGCAAGCTTGCGCAACCTTTGCGGGCGGCGCTTACCGGGCGAACAACCTCGCCAGGAATTTTCGATGTGCTGGTGCTACTCGGCAGGGAAGAAAGCCTCGCGCGGATTGACGCGCAAGCTGCACCAGCGGGCAATTAA
- a CDS encoding citrate synthase encodes MADKQAALALGGENYDYPVLKGSVGPDVVDIRKMYGQTGAFTFDPGFTSTASCESALTYIDGNEGVLLHRGYPIGQLAENSSFMEVSHLMLNGELPTAQELDDFTYTITRHTMLHDQLRQFYQGFRRDAHPMAIMCGVVGALSAFYHDSTDISDPEHRKISSHRLIAKMPTIAAMAYKYSIGQPFMDPDNSLSYTGNFLRMTFGVPAEQYEVVPAVEKAMDRIFILHADHEQNASTSTVRLAGSSGANPFACVAAGIACLWGPAHGGANEAALNMLREIGTPDRIPHYIERAKDKNDPFRLMGFGHRVYKNYDPRATVMQKTVREVFDALKVDDPLFETALRLEEMALNDPYFIEKKLFPNVDFYSGVILSAIGFPTTMFTALFALARTVGWVAQWNEMISDPGQKIGRPRQLYTGPTQRDYVPVDKR; translated from the coding sequence TTGGCGGACAAACAGGCGGCGCTGGCTTTGGGCGGCGAAAACTATGATTATCCCGTGCTTAAAGGCTCGGTCGGCCCCGATGTGGTCGATATCCGCAAGATGTACGGCCAAACTGGCGCGTTCACTTTCGACCCGGGCTTCACGTCCACCGCTAGCTGCGAAAGCGCGCTGACCTATATAGACGGCAACGAAGGTGTGCTGCTGCATCGTGGCTATCCGATTGGCCAGCTAGCTGAAAATTCTAGCTTCATGGAAGTCTCCCATCTGATGCTCAACGGCGAATTGCCGACAGCACAAGAGCTTGACGACTTCACCTACACGATCACGCGGCACACAATGCTGCATGATCAGTTACGCCAGTTTTACCAGGGTTTCCGCCGCGATGCGCACCCAATGGCCATCATGTGCGGCGTTGTTGGCGCTCTGTCCGCATTCTATCATGATAGCACCGACATTTCTGATCCTGAGCACCGCAAGATATCAAGCCATCGCTTGATTGCTAAGATGCCAACGATTGCGGCGATGGCTTACAAATATTCTATCGGGCAGCCATTCATGGATCCCGATAATTCACTGAGCTACACCGGCAACTTCCTGCGGATGACTTTCGGCGTCCCTGCTGAGCAGTATGAAGTTGTTCCTGCAGTTGAGAAGGCGATGGACCGGATTTTCATCCTCCATGCTGATCACGAGCAGAACGCTTCGACTTCAACAGTACGCCTTGCCGGTTCTTCGGGCGCCAATCCGTTTGCCTGTGTTGCAGCGGGTATTGCCTGCCTCTGGGGCCCCGCGCATGGCGGCGCCAATGAAGCAGCGCTCAACATGCTGCGTGAAATCGGGACGCCAGACCGTATTCCGCACTATATCGAGCGCGCGAAGGACAAGAACGATCCGTTCCGTCTGATGGGCTTCGGCCACCGCGTTTATAAGAACTATGATCCGCGCGCGACGGTAATGCAGAAGACCGTTCGCGAAGTGTTTGATGCGCTGAAGGTTGATGATCCACTCTTCGAAACGGCGCTGCGCCTCGAGGAAATGGCTCTGAACGACCCATACTTCATCGAGAAGAAGCTGTTCCCGAACGTTGATTTCTACTCGGGCGTGATCCTTTCGGCGATCGGTTTCCCGACGACGATGTTCACTGCACTCTTCGCCCTCGCCCGCACGGTTGGCTGGGTCGCACAGTGGAATGAAATGATTTCGGACCCCGGCCAGAAGATCGGTCGTCCGCGTCAGCTGTACACCGGCCCAACGCAACGCGATTACGTTCCGGTCGACAAGCGCTAA
- a CDS encoding HAMP domain-containing sensor histidine kinase → MTGTGPLNTAARTDKDDNLVSAEEPLAALQMRCGGEIPGPIAIPELRELVTKARTRRLKLSNSIHAIDGDERVSAWVDVIPNSGAGTGCNLQLAAWQSVPIIEASEQDVSDRNIAIVRQAAEVTARLDAEQNTLTADGSATDARNLVRTLAENLGKPWTEFVEVAGNSHEQPMHWRLLNGALVRFEGSQRNWRATLVPLGNPEPGRDGFELYLTAEELLADAPIMAEAVNGAAVAIGREVAPVLRQPIARIIANAETIRSKLAGPLAEEYSNYAADIAAAGEHLLALVDDLSDLEVVEAESFSTAPDRIDLGDVARRAAGILGVRAKEKSITLVAPQESELLPATGEFRRVLQVLLNLVGNAINYSPEGSQIWLRMEEVGAKVTITVADQGQGLSREQQARVFEKFERLGRGGDGGSGLGLYISRKLARAMGGDLVVESEPGKGARFTLTLPGPEEL, encoded by the coding sequence GTGACAGGAACTGGCCCCCTCAATACGGCGGCGCGCACCGACAAGGATGATAACCTTGTCAGTGCGGAGGAGCCGTTGGCTGCTTTGCAGATGCGCTGCGGCGGCGAGATCCCCGGGCCTATCGCCATTCCGGAACTCCGCGAACTGGTCACAAAGGCCCGAACTCGCCGACTGAAACTCTCCAACTCCATTCATGCCATCGACGGCGACGAACGCGTGTCCGCATGGGTGGATGTTATCCCGAATAGCGGGGCGGGCACTGGCTGCAACTTGCAATTGGCCGCGTGGCAGTCGGTTCCGATTATCGAGGCCAGTGAACAAGACGTATCCGATCGAAATATCGCCATCGTTCGTCAGGCAGCAGAGGTCACCGCTCGTCTGGATGCCGAACAAAACACGCTGACCGCTGATGGCAGTGCAACTGACGCGCGCAACCTTGTGCGGACCTTGGCGGAAAACCTTGGCAAACCCTGGACCGAATTCGTCGAAGTCGCGGGCAATTCGCACGAACAGCCGATGCATTGGCGCTTGCTTAACGGCGCGCTTGTCCGTTTCGAAGGATCACAGCGCAATTGGCGGGCAACATTGGTTCCGCTTGGAAATCCGGAACCGGGCAGAGACGGTTTTGAACTGTATTTGACTGCTGAAGAATTGCTTGCTGATGCGCCAATCATGGCGGAGGCCGTCAACGGGGCGGCAGTCGCAATCGGCCGTGAAGTCGCGCCTGTCCTGCGTCAACCAATCGCGCGAATAATTGCCAATGCGGAAACCATTCGCAGCAAACTCGCCGGTCCATTGGCTGAAGAATACAGTAATTATGCCGCAGATATCGCTGCTGCTGGCGAGCATTTGCTGGCCCTGGTCGATGACCTCTCTGACCTTGAGGTAGTTGAGGCCGAGAGTTTCTCAACTGCGCCAGACCGGATTGATCTCGGCGATGTTGCTCGCCGAGCTGCAGGAATCCTGGGGGTTCGCGCCAAGGAAAAGAGCATCACCCTAGTGGCACCGCAAGAGAGCGAGCTGCTGCCGGCAACGGGCGAATTCCGCCGGGTGCTTCAGGTGCTGCTTAATCTGGTTGGCAATGCGATCAACTATTCACCCGAGGGCTCACAAATCTGGCTGCGGATGGAAGAAGTCGGAGCCAAGGTAACAATTACAGTCGCGGATCAGGGCCAAGGCTTGTCGCGGGAGCAGCAGGCGCGTGTCTTTGAGAAATTCGAGCGGCTTGGCCGCGGCGGTGATGGCGGCTCCGGGCTCGGCCTGTACATCTCGCGCAAGCTCGCGCGGGCGATGGGTGGTGATTTGGTTGTTGAGAGTGAGCCTGGGAAGGGCGCACGCTTTACCCTAACCTTGCCCGGTCCTGAAGAGCTCTAA
- a CDS encoding Hpt domain-containing protein gives MAYESGALDATLAAAAGDDPALFAELRKAFADSLDKQIDLLKRSRCDGNWNIAAMRLKGLAASFHAEKLVLLAEEALESAPGEPTIVRRLEAFQKEFAALSDQ, from the coding sequence ATGGCATATGAAAGCGGAGCCCTCGATGCGACTTTGGCAGCAGCCGCCGGTGATGATCCGGCGCTATTTGCTGAACTGCGCAAAGCGTTTGCTGACAGTCTCGACAAGCAGATCGATCTGCTCAAACGGTCGCGCTGTGACGGGAACTGGAATATCGCTGCTATGCGCCTGAAAGGACTCGCTGCAAGTTTCCATGCGGAAAAGCTGGTTCTGCTGGCGGAAGAGGCACTGGAATCCGCTCCAGGCGAACCGACTATCGTTCGCCGTCTGGAAGCCTTTCAGAAAGAGTTCGCAGCCTTAAGCGACCAATGA
- a CDS encoding ATPase has translation MTDRNRLVAIGPDHEPEEDLLELATEEGEELVLEDDWEEEWAEEEAAAPRSFTWVFPTLASLAVIGWTGFYGWVHWAAISTGGTPQLWSEWIVQWSVPVLLIVATWLLVMRNSRREASRFADSALALSLESERLEGRLTVINRELSLAREFLGAQSRELESLGRVASERISEHAGRLQDLVQSNGAQVDAIADVSTTALGNMDKLRDELPVIANSARDVSNQIGAAGQTASGQLEEMVSGFNRLNEFGQASGRQVDDLTVRIDAALANFEAQASQLDEIAKVRFGALAEKSEEFRTDLDNREVDALAAMRRRADALVEELSTARSTLEEQEEETIQSLRSRMGELRDGSSAIGNSLRESEKTGIATWQAQVESLRTRLTEVIEEVQEIDSAAIASANTRLQGLRDEATSIDEKLVERDQLFHQQVEERRADMVAQEEAAATAMMGQMDTLDGAIAQRRDDHAAHVAAMEEQGESLTARLSELEAQMSAIAAQGEDAQRSIAGGSDNLAARLADSREALETTGNEISELTEASVRLLELIQAAAQHSGEELPASVGMAEERLSTLASQAENVRSIVAEADEKGRGLSDYVIKAEAHGREAANELESLQERLKASDGDHALRIDEMRSGLAALHDDSVRVAERSQGELRDAIAALEAAAGGAVAALGQGSADQVRALADSVGDQAAQSIDRALRERTSNSIAELDQAAAKAANVGRDATVQLRDQLALVNELTGNLETRVSHARERAQEQIDNDFARRVALITESLNSNAIDIAKSLSTDVTDTSWAAYLRGDRGIFTRRAVRLLDNQEARDIAGLYDEDPDFNDHVSRYIHDFEAMLRSLLSTRDGNALGVTLLSSDMGKLYVALAQSIERLRD, from the coding sequence ATGACCGACCGTAACCGCCTTGTCGCAATTGGACCCGATCACGAGCCTGAAGAGGACTTGCTGGAACTCGCTACTGAAGAAGGCGAAGAGCTGGTGCTCGAGGATGATTGGGAAGAGGAATGGGCGGAAGAAGAAGCGGCTGCGCCTCGCAGTTTCACGTGGGTTTTCCCGACGCTGGCTTCACTTGCTGTTATCGGTTGGACCGGCTTTTATGGTTGGGTTCACTGGGCAGCGATATCGACTGGCGGAACTCCGCAGCTGTGGAGCGAATGGATCGTTCAATGGTCAGTTCCGGTCCTATTAATTGTCGCGACTTGGCTGCTTGTGATGCGCAACAGCCGCCGCGAAGCGTCACGGTTTGCGGATTCAGCTCTGGCGTTGTCACTCGAGTCGGAGCGGCTTGAAGGCCGCCTGACCGTCATCAACCGCGAACTCAGCCTGGCCCGGGAATTCCTGGGCGCTCAGTCTCGCGAGCTCGAATCGCTCGGACGTGTGGCGTCAGAACGGATTTCCGAGCATGCGGGCCGGTTGCAGGACCTCGTCCAAAGCAATGGCGCGCAAGTTGATGCCATAGCTGATGTCAGCACCACCGCGCTTGGCAATATGGATAAGCTGCGTGACGAATTGCCTGTTATCGCCAATTCGGCACGCGATGTGTCGAACCAAATTGGTGCGGCCGGGCAGACCGCATCTGGTCAGCTTGAAGAAATGGTTTCGGGCTTCAATCGTTTAAATGAATTCGGCCAAGCGAGCGGTCGCCAAGTTGATGATCTCACGGTTCGGATTGATGCTGCGTTAGCGAACTTTGAAGCGCAGGCGAGCCAGCTGGACGAGATTGCTAAGGTTCGCTTTGGCGCATTGGCTGAAAAGAGCGAAGAATTCCGCACAGACCTCGATAACCGCGAGGTTGATGCACTGGCCGCTATGCGCCGTCGCGCCGATGCCTTGGTTGAAGAACTTAGCACGGCTCGCTCCACGCTTGAGGAGCAGGAAGAAGAGACAATCCAATCGCTTCGTAGCCGGATGGGCGAGCTGCGTGATGGTAGTTCGGCGATCGGGAATTCTCTGCGCGAGAGCGAGAAGACTGGCATTGCCACATGGCAGGCCCAGGTCGAGAGCCTGCGAACGCGCCTGACCGAGGTAATCGAAGAGGTGCAGGAGATTGACTCCGCTGCAATCGCTTCAGCGAATACCCGGCTTCAGGGCTTGCGGGACGAAGCGACGTCGATTGATGAAAAGCTGGTCGAGCGTGACCAACTGTTCCACCAGCAGGTCGAGGAACGCCGTGCAGATATGGTAGCGCAAGAGGAAGCTGCTGCGACTGCAATGATGGGCCAGATGGATACGCTTGATGGTGCTATTGCCCAGCGCAGGGACGATCATGCGGCCCACGTTGCAGCAATGGAAGAACAAGGCGAATCTTTGACCGCTCGCCTGTCCGAACTTGAGGCCCAGATGTCAGCCATTGCCGCGCAGGGCGAAGACGCACAGCGCTCAATTGCTGGCGGATCTGACAATCTGGCGGCACGGCTTGCTGATAGCCGCGAAGCACTCGAAACAACCGGCAACGAGATATCCGAATTGACCGAGGCAAGCGTGCGTCTGTTGGAACTGATCCAGGCGGCGGCGCAGCATAGCGGCGAAGAGCTGCCTGCCAGTGTAGGCATGGCTGAAGAGCGCCTGAGCACCCTCGCCTCGCAGGCAGAAAACGTCCGTTCCATTGTTGCTGAGGCAGATGAAAAAGGCCGCGGCCTGTCCGATTATGTAATAAAGGCTGAAGCACATGGCCGCGAAGCTGCAAATGAACTGGAAAGCCTGCAGGAACGGCTGAAGGCTAGCGACGGCGACCACGCGTTACGGATTGACGAGATGCGCTCAGGATTGGCAGCGCTGCATGATGATAGTGTGCGGGTAGCTGAGCGTTCGCAGGGCGAATTGCGTGACGCTATAGCGGCGCTAGAGGCGGCGGCCGGCGGTGCAGTTGCTGCATTGGGACAAGGTTCAGCCGATCAGGTTCGTGCACTTGCGGATTCAGTTGGCGATCAGGCTGCGCAGTCCATTGATCGCGCGCTTCGTGAACGGACCAGCAACTCGATTGCAGAACTCGATCAAGCTGCGGCAAAGGCTGCCAATGTCGGGCGTGATGCGACCGTGCAACTGCGCGACCAGCTTGCACTTGTGAACGAGCTAACCGGTAACCTCGAAACGCGGGTGAGCCACGCCCGTGAGCGCGCTCAGGAGCAGATTGACAACGATTTCGCCCGCCGAGTTGCGCTGATCACTGAGAGCCTGAATTCCAACGCAATCGACATCGCCAAGTCGCTATCAACTGACGTCACGGACACCTCTTGGGCAGCTTATCTGCGCGGGGATCGCGGCATCTTTACGCGCCGCGCTGTGCGTCTGCTGGATAATCAGGAAGCGCGCGACATTGCCGGGCTTTATGATGAGGACCCCGACTTCAACGACCACGTCAGCCGCTACATCCACGACTTCGAGGCGATGCTCCGCAGCCTGCTGAGCACGCGAGATGGCAATGCGCTGGGCGTTACGCTGCTCTCATCGGATATGGGTAAGCTTTACGTCGCATTGGCACAGTCGATTGAACGGCTGCGCGACTAA
- a CDS encoding DUF1467 family protein gives MQWTSVVAIYALFFVSSAFVLLPFGVKTADEAGVEKVPGQADSAPVSFSVGRHALKAAIMAAILTTLYVLNYIYGWVTADDINVFGSPPNFDK, from the coding sequence ATGCAATGGACGTCTGTGGTCGCGATCTATGCGCTGTTCTTTGTGAGCAGCGCCTTTGTTCTGCTCCCATTCGGAGTGAAGACTGCAGACGAGGCTGGTGTGGAGAAAGTGCCGGGACAAGCAGATAGCGCTCCGGTCAGTTTCTCCGTCGGCCGCCATGCGCTTAAAGCAGCGATCATGGCGGCGATCCTGACCACGCTATATGTTCTGAATTACATTTACGGTTGGGTTACTGCCGACGACATCAATGTCTTCGGTTCGCCGCCCAACTTTGACAAATAG